The window CGTGCGGTTTACTTACATTGATGGTCGTTGTCAATGATCCCACCGGGACGAAGAGAGTGAGTGACAGCAGACAGAAGAAGAGAAccctgcaaaacaaaacactGCAAGTAAAAACCCTAACgagaagttttttttcttttaagatcatGGCGAAATATCCAAGTAAATCATACACTCTAAAGATTCTTACCATGAAGAAGATCTGAACGATGACATCTTCATCGATCACTATAACTTCAGTCCTTGAAGcaacctcttcctcttctttcttctgatccGATTCACTTGTGATTTTGACAGAAGAAGTCGGAGCTTACGCGATTCCAGTTCACTATAACCACAGAAGAAATCGGAGCTTACTATAACGTCAGTCCTTGAAGcaacctcttctttcttctttcttctttcttctttcttctttcttctttcttcttNTTAAGACTTAGATgctcataataataaaaaatttcctACGCAAATGTATCCATCAAAAAGTCTGAGTCAAGATACTTGCCTTTTGTCTTTCAGCAGCCTCCTGGTCNGAAGCAACCTCTTCTTTCGTCAGTTGAAtcgtcttctttcttctttcttcttactcGATTCCAGTTCTTGCTGATACAGACTGGGTAGAGGAGGTAGGTGTACAATCACAATCAATTCTTTTTGGAATTTTCCAAATATAGAAATCTGCGAATTCGAACCACACttgttgttctctctctctctctctctctctctctctctctctctctNCTTAAGTCAAGGCGATAACACGttcattcaaaaatcaaaatcaatagGATAAGATATCAAGATGGAGCAACACATCAAATAGATTGTAAATCGAGATGCTTACCATTCATTTCTTTTAAAGCTCCAGCTAGATCCGCAGGATTTGAGAAACTCACAAACCCATAGCCCTTGGTTTTACCAGTCCGCTTATCTCTGATGACCTGTCATGATAGATAAGATTCGAAGAAAACTCTGTAAAAGCTTTGACCACAAAACTAACACCGAATACTTCTCCTTTTGATTCAAGTAGAAATGATCCGTATTTTCTAAGGTCAACCATGTTCATTTCTATACATACTATATGTTTGGGTTTGCAAACGCATCAGAGTTTGACATTTTTAGCAGTCTAACCAACCAGAGGGAATAAAAAATACGACAATCACATGACTAATGTCTCACATATATGCTCATAGGAAACCAGGTACAAATCATTACTAAACCCTAAAAGGAGGAGAGATATACACAGAAAAATTACCTTGGCCATATTGAAGGTGGGGAATCGAGCAAATGCCTTGGACAGAACATCATCATTCACTTCATTCCCAAGATCACCACAGAACAAGCGGTAGTCATCTGCCAAATGAGGAACAAAATGTTGTAAGAAATGCATTATAACAACAGAGCAAAgaccattaacaaaaaaaaaaaagcagaaagaagaagaagaagagcagtgCATACTTTCTGGCCACTCAGAAAGAGTAGGATCCTCCCAAGACTGTCCAGCAGCTTTACGAGGAATAGCTCTCTTTTTAGTTTCTGCTTTGTGTTCGGTTTCACTACTTGCCAAAGCAGCTTTCACATTCTCAAGAGCTTCTGGTGTGATGGTTTGTGCATCTCTTTGGAACAATTGATGAGCCTGCCAATAAAAAGGCAACAACATCAAACAACAGAAAGATTCCATTCTACCTTAAGCATAAATTTCTtagaaaacacataaacaagtaAAACCAAATCCAAAGTACAAATCTTTAAATGTGAAACATGTGAGATTCGTAATTGATAGATTTCTTGAATAACCAAGCTTTACGTGACAAGCATTACACAATCATAACGATAAACTTCAATCCCAACAACAACcagaaaaaaaccctaacatTAAAGCAGAGGAAtcttgaaaaccctaattcgatcCACGAATCTCAaattcaccaaacaaaaaaaaaactaggaatCAATACTCGGGattttcaaaaccaaactaaCCTGTTGGTACTGAGGATAAGCGTAGACGGCAGGAACCGGTCCAGCAGGCTGCGGATAGACCGTGGCCCCGGGAATGGATGCTACCGGCGCTGGAACAGCAGGGGAAGGAGCCACGTAGGGCTGTGGAGGCTGATACGGCGCGGAATAGTAAGAATTAGCTGTGTATGTGTATTGAgacgaggaagatgaagaagaagaacctgaagACGGCNAAcatcaaacttataaaacttgttGAGAAAGAAAAGCATATGGGATGTATTGTGCTCGAGCCtatgtctttttgttttcctcactTTCATGTAAGCCCTTGGGAATGCCATGCATCTATCACTTGTGAAGTATGCTCTTCTTCACTGTTTTTTGCTTCTTATTGCTGTGATGCTGCAAAACCGAGAACCATCATGATTAAGACTTAGATgctcataataataaaaaatttcctACGCAAATGTATCCATCAAAAAGTCTGAGTCAAGATACTTGCCTTTTGTCTTTCAGCAGCCTCCTGGTCTGTTCTCTCTTTCCAGCTGCTCTTTCTTAGTTTTATCGGACGGTTTCCAACATACTTACCTGTGTATTCATATGAAATCAAGGGACTTAAGTCAAGGCGATAACACGttcattcaaaaatcaaaatcaatagGATAAGATATCAAGATGGAGCAACACATCAAATAGATTGTAAATCGAGATGCTTACCATTCATTTCTTTTAAAGCTCCAGCTAGATCCGCAGGATTTGAGAAACTCACAAACCCATAGCCCTTGGTTTTACCAGTCCGCTTATCTCTGATGACCTGTCATGATAGATAAGATTCGAAGAAAACTCTGTAAAAGCTTTGACCACAAAACTAACACCGAATACTTCTCCTTTTGATTCAAGTAGAAATGATCCGTATTTTCTAAGGTCAACCATGTTCATTTCTATACATACTATATGTTTGGGTTTGCAAACGCATCAGAGTTTGACATTTTTAGCAGTCTAACCAACCAGAGGGAATAAAAAATACGACAATCACATGACTAATGTCTCACATATATGCTCATAGGAAACCAGGTACAAATCATTACTAAACCCTAAAAGGAGGAGAGATATACACAGAAAAATTACCTTGGCCATATTGAAGGTGGGGAATCGAGCAAATGCCTTGGACAGAACATCATCATTCACTTCATTCCCAAGATCACCACAGAACAAGCGGTAGTCATCTGCCAAATGAGGAACAAAATGTTGTAAGAAATGCATTATAACAACAGAGCAAAgaccattaacaaaaaaaaaaaNNNNNNNNNNNNNNNNNNNNNNNNNNNNNNNNNNNNNNNNNNNNNNNNNNNNNNNNNNNNNNNNNNNNNNNNNNNNNNNNNNNNNNNNNNNNNNNNNNNNNNNNNNNNNNNNNNNNNNNNNNNNNNNNNNNNNNNNNNNNNNNNNNNNNNNNNNNNNNNNNNNNNNNNNNNNNNNNNNNNNNNNNNNNNNNNNNNNNNNNNNNNNNNNNNNNNNNNNNNNNNNNNNNNNNNNNNNNNNNNNNNNNNNNNNNNNNNNNNNNNNNNNNNNNNNNNNNNNNNNNNNNNNNNNNNNNNNNNNNNNNNNNNNNNNNNNNNNNNNNNNNNNNNNNNNNNNNNNNNNNNNNNNNNNNNNNNNNNNNNNNNNNNNNNNNNNNNNNNNNNNNNNNNNNNNNNNNNNNNNNNNNNNNNNNNNNNNNNNNNNNNNNNNNNNNNNNNNNNNNNNNNNNNNNNNNNNNNNNNNNNNNNNNNNNNNNNNNNNNNNNNNNNNNNNNNNNNNNNNNNNNNNNNNNNNNNNNNNNNNNNNNNNNNNNNNNNNNNNNNNNNNNNNNNNNNNNNNNNNNNNNNNNNNNNNNNNNNNNNNNNNNNNNNNNNNNNNNNNNNNNNNNNNNNNNNNNNNNNNNNNNNNNNNNNNNNNNNNNNNNNNNNNNNNNNNNNNNNNNNNNNNNNNNNNNNNNNNNNNNNNNNNNNNNNNNNNNNNNNNNNNNNNNNNNNNNNNNNNNNNNNNNNNNNNNNNNNNNNNNNNNNNNNNNNNNNNNNNNNNNNNNNNNNNNNNNNNNNNNNNNNNNNNNNNNNNNNNNNNNNNNNNNNNNNNNNNNNNNNNNNNNNNNNNNNNNNNNNNNNNNNNNNNNNNNNNNNNNNNNNNNNNNNNNNNNNNNNNNNNNNNNNNNNNNNNNNNNNNNNNNNNNNNNNNNNNNNNNNNNNNNNNNNNNNNNNNNNNNNNNNNNNNNNNNNNNNNNNNNNNNNNNNNNNNNNNNNNNNNNNNNNNNNNNNNNNNNNNNNNNNNNNNNNNNNNNNNNNNNNNNNNNNNNNNNNNNNNNNNNNNNNNNNNNNNNNNNNNNNNNNNNNNNNNNNNNNNNNNNNNNNNNNNNNNNNNNNNNNNNNNNNNNNNNNNNNNNNNNNNNNNNNNNNNNNNNNNNNNNNNNNNNNNNNNNNNNNNNNNNNNNNNNNNNNNNNNNNNNNNNNNNNNNNNNNNNNNNNNNNNNNNNNNNNNNNNNNNNNNNNNNNNNNNNNNNNNNNNNNNNNNNNNNNNNNNNNNNNNNNNNNNNNNNNNNNNNNNNNNNNNNNNNNNNNNNNNNNNNNNNNNNNNNNNNNNNNNNNNNNNNNNNNNNNNNNNNNNNNNNNNNNNNNNNNNNNNNNNNNNNNNNNNNNNNNNNNNNNNNNNNNNNNNNNNNNNNNNNNNNNNNNNNNNNNNNNNNNNNNNNNNNNNNNNNNNNNNNNNNNNNNNNNNNNNNNNNNNNNNNNNNNNNNNNNNNNNNNNNNNNNNNNNNNNNNNNNNNNNNNNNNNNNNNNNNNNNNNNNNNNNNNNNNNNNNNNNNNNNNNNNNNNNNNNNNNNNNNNNNNNNNNNNNNNNNNNNNNNNNNNNNNNNNNNNNNNNNNNNNNNNNNNNNNatgaagaagaagaacctgaagACGGCGGGATTGACATCGGAGAAAGCAAAACGCCGAAATCGCACTCAATCGGAGGTTTCAGAAAATCGAAcgtcaattttttatttttctctttaatttttttcccccACTTAAAAAATTGGACAATTCGAGAATTAAGTACAATTTTCTAACTAATGGGCTTAGGCCCAATAGTCTCTTCACAAATATGATTGGTTCTTAAACCAGACGAGATTAAACCAATATAAGACCAATGGAGAAAGTTATTAAACCGGATTGAACCCGTTTTTCCCAACCACTTTTCTTGTTGTCTCTGAACGACAAATTCTGAAATTACTCTTGTGATGTCTAGAAAAGTCTGGTCAACAATCCAAAATTTTGTAGTCGCATTTGTAGCTAGCAACTAGCAAGTACTAACATTTATATACGACACTGTTCAAAATGGTGCGAGAGAATCAGAAATAAAATCCCAAGTGGATCTATAAAACTGTATAACAGGACCCCTCCCAAATAGGGAAAACCACACATGAGGTGCTAAATTATAAAGCAAACAAATCtttatttgtataatatttttttacagcTACACTCAAAGCCTACCTCGTACGGACACATCGATTTCATTTGTCCACGTGGGTTAATCATGTTAGATAGTAGCCAAAAGCACAATACTGATGAAACTCGTCCATACGATTTTTTTAACTCTTGAGTGCCCCCGAAAGACGACACCAACACTGCTCTTTTCTCTCTACGTTAGCTTTTAATTGATGGGGACTACTTTAACAGAGCCAATGGTTATGGGCACACATGATGTTAAACCGCTAACATTTTACTACTatccttttgagttttgatcttAACCGTTCGATCTGAATCTGATTGATAGAGTGATGAAAACATCAGGTGCCATATGTGATTTGGTTATTACTTCCAATTTTCAAGTACATCAGTTTAATACAAACAAAGGTCCAAGTTAAATGTCACTGTTAGTAAAAGGAAAGTTGCTGAATTTGACATATAGGCAAAGAAGGTACTCATGCCATGCGTGATAAAATTAAACTTCTAGATTGTATATATGAGTTTGAATATTTGAGAGTGACATATTAAACACGAAATTTTGTGTTGTGTACAATATTATTCGAAAATTGTCAAATCGACGTTCGGCTGATAAGAAGTTTGTGTCACAAGATTAGCTGTCATAAATAATTGAAACTTATGttcttatttttgtctttttgtaattatatgaTGCGTTTTTAGATTTAGCGttcaattttttgtattttgtgcAACATTCTCTCCACCCACTCATGTTTGTTTAGTCAACATCAATTgtggaaaatatattaacacAGTAAAACACACATTgtatgtttagggtttagggatatatatgtaaatcttttttgggtctttttttgttaaagaacaAATGATTTAACACATTGCGCCAGTTATCTCTACACATGATAACCCGTACGTAACTGTAATGTACATGTcgatagaaaatataaaaagataaattcaCATACTATGCCGCGGAATTACGAGAATTTGACAGCGAACTCACACGATGTGAGTAACATATAACAAAGATATAATAAAAGGCATGAAGACCAATGTGTATCAGAAATTCAACTGAATATATAGATGTTCTTTTTTTGAGGGACCGATATGTTCatgcataatatatataaaccccaAAAAGAATAGCTAATTTATTCTATTCATTATAGTGACCTACTGACCTTAGAGAAAATTACGTAATTAAACTAACCGAAGTCCGTCACATCGTAATCCCCCGTAATGCTCAGATTCGAACGTTTTGTGTTCGAATTCGAATTCGAATTTTATAAGACCTTGATGTGTCATATAGACAactgtaatatattatatatgaagagGCTTTGacgtaatcatatatattctaaggtatatatataagccAAATACGATCTATGTTTAATTATACCACTCAATCACTCATTGGTTGTaggaaaagacaaaacaatagATAGCGGTACATAAATGAAAATAGGGATTGCATTACACAAATACAAAGATTGGTACGTATAAAATACCTAGATACGACAAGCATACATATTTGGAAGTAATACGATATTATCGAGTTGCACCTTGGTGGTAATTAGCCATCACAGACGGACCTTGCTGCTGTTGCGACTGCGGCTGAGACTGagttatttgtttgttgttccttttcctcttcttttcgtAGCTAACGCCACGTGATCTAGCCTGGAAATCTCTAACCTCCCTGAGGAAAATCCTGACGGAACGTGAGCCAAAAGGGCTAGTCTCGGGAGCTCCACCGTTCTCCTCATATGCAGCACGGAGACGGCCGATGAGGGCGTCGAGTGAGCCCCAAGCTTGTCGGAGAGGACAAGGACAAGGAGCGGGAGGATTCGGGAGGCCAAAGAAGGCGCAGTTTTGGTGATGGACTTTGGTTTTGCCGAACTGGTCAAGGTAACGCAGAAAATCTAGGACGTGTGCGCCGCTGCAAGACACTAGAGAGAGCGGCGGACGGTGGTTTCGGATGTATTGGCAGAAAGTATTCCAGTCACGgcgtttttggttttcatagcGGCTAGAGGAGGgtggagacgaagaagaaggagtttGTGTTAAGAGACTGGTATTAGggttcttgttgttgtggttttgaGAGATCAAATCCATAGCTTTTCAGATGTTTCTAAAATAGGGTTATTTCTCTAGCTAGGTTTTGAGTGATTTAGGGCAAAGATTAGGCTTTTATTTGGGATAGATAgaattaaagagagagatagaaagaggACTTGGATACTTCTTTGTACTGCCAAGTGATGAGGTAGGTGCTACAAAAAAGGATATATtcagtgatgatgatgtggtTGATGTTGTGCAAAAATGGTGAGGCAAAGAGGAACAACCTGCAAAATTATAAGAAGAGACCTCTTGCTTTTGTCAAGATGAGAGATAAAaatggaatttttatttttcccctttttttctttagtactgTATACTATAGATAGAAAAGATGGGTGGAAAAATACAGACACAAATGTCCATATATAGCTGCAAAAACATCACAAGGTCAtttatagagaaagagaaagagatgagagtCGTGAGACTGATCATCAGAAATCATAAAGTTTCCATTTAAGACACAATATAGAGAAATAGGAGAAGGGGACTTTGTGTTACACAGTGTGTAAAAGGGTAATTCTATAGAGAGAGACATAGACCAATGGGTCGACTGAAGAAAGAGACAAACAAACTTATGATATTTTTTGGATATGTCactatttttcttacttttctttttataatccgTGATTCCGGACTCAAAGTTCAAACTGTTTATTACATATAGTTTTTTGATATAGCCATATAGGTAACATAAATgggttatatatttttgataaaggGTTTTTATATAAAGACAAATTCTTAGAGGTAGCTTACTGTAAAGGCAATGATTTGATATCAGCATCACGTTTATTGTCTACAAAGCATTATCATTATCTCTTTTCAATTCAAAACTTATTTAATTCGTTCGTTTATTTTCCTGTCTTGCATATCGATTGCTTTTGATCTCGTGGAGACGTAGACCAAAAAAAACGATATAACTCCGTTGTTTTTCATTCTCAGTCTCTTTTTTAGTATCTTTCTTAAAGGgaaagatatttaaaaattatgacaTGTTCAAATATTTTCGTCGTAGGATAAAAGTTTAAGTCATTTCAAGGTATGAGAATTCAGTTAATTAAAGATATTTATAATTCTTCACTGAAAGTTTTTCATTTGTGAACCAACGAAATAGATCAGGTACAACCTTACACAGTccaggaaaaaagaaaaacccttaCACAGTccaggaaaaaagaaaaacccttaCACAGTCCAACATGAAAttacttaaaaagttaaaaaccaaGCCTTCTCTTGTGGCATGGAGCTTAAAACATTTTctgaaaatatatcaaaaagcAATGAATCAAATAGAGTTAAATAGCGTagcaaataaatttaaaaaacccAAAGCACATACATACTAGATGAAAAGCAAAATACCTCAAAGCAAGAGAGTACATATTCCACGTCAACATCTGAGATTTGGTGGTGTAGAACAATCCTAATTCTGTTATTAGAGAGACCATAgttaattatactattaattACATTTATTACTACCGCTAATGGGGCGACTCATCTAGACGAGGCCTATGCCCAtccaaatctatattaacatttttgaagtataattTGTGTATGTTctttgagttttgtttatttaaatttttatttataacattaacccctaaaaaaattccataaataacattgcagagaaattcaaatactaaattttcttaaatcgaccaacatttgttacatttattgccataaaatcttaataatatctatacatttcgatttttccaaaaacagctctacccattaaagttttaatcccataaaatcactaaaactatctttagagattttgtttgcATAGACTTTCtatagaaatttttgttttacatattttgattgtaaaatgtaGATTTAGTCATCTACACTACTTGATTTGAGGTACCTAGGGGTTGATTCCTCAGATTtctcaaattataataaataaaactaaataattaccCCATGGTGTTTCTATAAATTGAAGTACATTTGGTGTCCtttaagttatacttatttacaaagttaatccttaaaaattgcacatacaaacataatcaattagattcctaaaatGTCTCTAcatatttggtttataatttcctaaaacaatttatatattaagaaatttattacacttaataacatatgccaaaaatatctatacaatattttcttcttttaaaaactctaatattcagtaataactatattgtttcatatgaacaattaaaactttaatggttattaatatgctgataaaaaatgcaaaaaataattattttacgaGTTAAATCTAGTAAAttagagtatttataatataaattaatatgcaGTATACTGCAAAATAACTTTTATGGATATAattctttcacgggttaaatctaaataaatttaaactttctgattaaatttaaaaacactaaaaatttaaaaatataataatgtaagaataattctttcacgggttaaatctaaaaagcagtaaaaagttctatttttataaccatAAGAAATTCGATACGGTACAAAcgtaacattagtataaataaaactaaataattgtcgCGTGTCTGCGGTATACAACTgatcaaatttataattaataattaaaatacaattatacaatcttaaacactaaacaaaagaagcaaaattaacaaacaaatacaatttttaaattttttttttttttgttataaaaatattgacCCGCGGTATatcgcgggttaaaatctagttgtaTACAAAAGAGtagaagattttttaaaaagtgtataTGTACCTGAATGTAGCTTGGGGTAAGACAAGCACACCGACATCTTCCAAACTCTTACATGCATCTTCTGCTCCAAATTTTGGATCCTCTGGTATATCTACGTATATCTGCACCATACGATAAGAGCAGTGGCGGACCCAAGAATTATTTTTAGGGAGGTCAAAATATTAATAGATTAGCAAAAATGTAATACAGCGGCATCCAACTTAGGTTAGGGAGGTCATTTAAGAGCTACTTAACCAATTCTACCAAAGAATCATAAATTAAGTAGCttacaaaatttctttttctaGTATTTCTGATCCACCTTCTCCTCACGTGGGTCCGCCGTTGGATAAGAGTGTgttataaatcatataatttctCAGTATCCTCCTAGATATAAGCTACGCTACGGGTTACTGGTGTAACCAATCACTAATTTCATCCACTTACAATGTTGGTTTCCACTGCTGCGACGTTTACTCTTAACCGTTCAATCCGGTTCAGTCCTTCTGGTAACGTAggaaataaaaaccaaaattaacacCTGTTAATAACGACTGGACCAAAGCGACTTGGTTCTTATGTTAAGTTCAAGGTTCCCggatatatatgaatataccGGAACATAACGATTACCTGCCAAGATCTTGGCTTTCTTGTGGTCATCGCCAAGCTTGGGGACATTTTCATTGAGAGCCACCAGTGCCGCGGCGCAGAGCACGCCTATCTGTCTCATTCCTCCGCCTAATGTTTTCCTCAACCACCTTGCCTACATTCCAACATGTAATTACTTGAACCggactatataaaaatatgctatAAAATGGTTTCGATTTGAATTTTAGCTAC is drawn from Camelina sativa cultivar DH55 chromosome 1, Cs, whole genome shotgun sequence and contains these coding sequences:
- the LOC104701605 gene encoding protein LIGHT-DEPENDENT SHORT HYPOCOTYLS 2-like is translated as MDLISQNHNNKNPNTSLLTQTPSSSSPPSSSRYENQKRRDWNTFCQYIRNHRPPLSLVSCSGAHVLDFLRYLDQFGKTKVHHQNCAFFGLPNPPAPCPCPLRQAWGSLDALIGRLRAAYEENGGAPETSPFGSRSVRIFLREVRDFQARSRGVSYEKKRKRNNKQITQSQPQSQQQQGPSVMANYHQGATR